The following coding sequences lie in one Streptomyces venezuelae genomic window:
- a CDS encoding TetR family transcriptional regulator: MARTSGPETREKLIRAGEEVFAAQGVDGAQLRDIVRIAGQSNPSAVQYHFGSRAGLLDAVMAARQHRTEQVLADELARAGDDIGLHGLLTALVRTEATELRTERGRRCLRISAQLSHESGVRTRTPHPTLDGTVYWTLIGRIEDCLVDLAPGLPEPIRLERLDLALTLVGAALGDRARQYLVGATPLTGEDVFLADLVATTAALLRAPYPTPTPGDPS, encoded by the coding sequence ATGGCCAGAACTTCAGGTCCCGAGACCCGGGAGAAGCTCATCCGTGCCGGGGAAGAGGTGTTCGCCGCGCAGGGCGTCGACGGGGCCCAGCTGCGGGACATCGTGCGGATCGCGGGGCAGAGCAACCCCTCCGCCGTGCAGTACCACTTCGGCTCCCGCGCCGGGCTCCTCGACGCCGTGATGGCCGCCCGCCAGCACCGCACCGAGCAGGTCCTCGCCGACGAGCTCGCCCGCGCGGGCGACGACATCGGTCTGCACGGACTCCTCACCGCCCTCGTCCGCACCGAGGCCACCGAGCTCCGCACCGAGCGCGGGCGCCGCTGTCTGCGGATCTCCGCCCAGCTCAGCCACGAGAGCGGCGTCCGCACCCGTACCCCGCATCCCACCCTCGACGGCACCGTCTACTGGACGCTGATCGGGCGGATCGAGGACTGCCTCGTCGACCTCGCCCCCGGCCTGCCCGAGCCGATCCGGCTGGAACGGCTCGACCTCGCGCTCACGCTGGTCGGCGCCGCGCTGGGCGACCGCGCGCGCCAGTACCTGGTCGGCGCCACCCCCCTGACCGGCGAGGACGTCTTCCTGGCCGACCTCGTCGCCACCACCGCAGCGCTGCTGCGGGCCCCGTATCCCACCCCCACCCCTGGAGACCCCTCATGA
- a CDS encoding SDR family oxidoreductase — translation MSQHDLTGRTVIITGAARGLGAEAARQAVVAGANVVLTDVLADEGEATAAELGERARFAHHDVTSEEDWQRVVDLAVTEFGGVHGLVNNAGISTGQFLESESVEHFRKVLDINLTGVFIGMKTVVPAMKEAGGGSIVNISSAAGLMGLALTAGYGASKWGVRGLTKIGAVELGTARIRVNSVHPGMTYTPMTAQVGIEKGEGNYPNTPMGRVGEPHEIAGAMVFLLSDAASYVTGAELAVDGGWTAGPTVKYVMGQ, via the coding sequence ATGAGCCAGCACGACCTCACCGGCCGCACCGTCATCATCACCGGCGCCGCGCGCGGCCTCGGCGCGGAGGCCGCCCGCCAGGCCGTCGTGGCGGGCGCCAACGTCGTCCTCACCGACGTCCTCGCCGACGAGGGCGAGGCCACCGCCGCCGAGCTCGGCGAGCGCGCCCGGTTCGCGCACCACGACGTGACGTCGGAGGAGGACTGGCAGCGCGTCGTCGACCTGGCCGTCACCGAGTTCGGCGGCGTGCACGGCCTGGTGAACAACGCCGGGATATCCACCGGCCAGTTCCTGGAGTCGGAGTCCGTCGAGCACTTCCGCAAGGTCCTCGACATCAACCTCACCGGCGTCTTCATCGGCATGAAGACCGTCGTGCCCGCCATGAAGGAGGCCGGGGGCGGCTCCATCGTGAACATCTCGTCCGCCGCCGGCCTGATGGGCCTCGCCCTCACCGCGGGCTACGGCGCGTCCAAGTGGGGCGTGCGCGGCCTCACCAAGATCGGCGCGGTGGAGCTCGGCACGGCCCGCATCCGCGTCAACTCCGTCCACCCCGGCATGACGTACACCCCGATGACCGCCCAGGTCGGCATCGAGAAGGGCGAGGGCAACTACCCCAACACCCCGATGGGCCGGGTCGGCGAGCCGCACGAGATCGCGGGCGCCATGGTCTTCCTCCTCTCCGACGCCGCCTCCTACGTCACGGGCGCCGAGCTCGCCGTCGACGGCGGCTGGACGGCGGGGCCGACGGTGAAGTACGTCATGGGGCAGTGA
- a CDS encoding NUDIX hydrolase — protein MTVGSGPAPDPREEMISIVDEHDEVVGSAPRGEAYARGLRHRCTFILARDAEGRVFVHRRTPTKLVFPSLYDMFVGGVVGAGESYDDAALREAEEELGVRGLPRPTPLFKFLYDDGAGKSWWSYLYEVRCELPVRPQAEEVAWHAFVTEDELARRLDEWEWVPDGLDAYHRLRAFRAV, from the coding sequence ATGACTGTCGGCAGCGGGCCCGCGCCCGACCCCCGTGAAGAGATGATCAGCATCGTCGACGAGCACGACGAGGTGGTCGGCTCGGCCCCGCGCGGTGAGGCGTACGCGCGCGGGCTGCGCCACCGTTGCACGTTCATCCTGGCGCGCGACGCCGAGGGGCGCGTCTTCGTGCACCGCCGCACCCCGACCAAGCTCGTCTTCCCCTCGCTGTACGACATGTTCGTCGGCGGCGTGGTCGGAGCCGGGGAGTCCTACGACGACGCGGCGCTGCGCGAGGCGGAGGAGGAGCTCGGCGTGCGTGGACTGCCGCGGCCCACCCCGCTGTTCAAGTTCCTGTACGACGACGGCGCCGGGAAGTCCTGGTGGTCCTACCTCTACGAAGTCCGCTGCGAGCTGCCCGTGCGGCCGCAGGCCGAGGAGGTCGCCTGGCACGCCTTCGTCACGGAGGACGAACTGGCGCGGCGGCTCGACGAGTGGGAGTGGGTGCCGGACGGGCTCGACGCCTACCACCGGCTGAGGGCCTTCCGCGCGGTGTGA
- a CDS encoding YidH family protein, producing the protein MSYFVQSLKLWFAPERIREDGDTPDYRFSLANERTFLAWLRTALALIGGGFAVDQFLPDLRWGWRIGLALALLASGVLCSLRAVNHWVRCERAMRRGEDLPSSRFPTVLSLAVAVVAVAMVVVVLFGWEG; encoded by the coding sequence GTGAGCTATTTCGTACAGAGCCTGAAGCTGTGGTTCGCGCCCGAGCGGATTCGCGAGGACGGCGACACCCCCGACTACCGCTTCTCCCTCGCCAACGAGCGCACCTTCCTGGCGTGGCTGCGCACCGCGCTCGCGCTGATCGGCGGCGGCTTCGCCGTGGACCAGTTCCTGCCGGATCTGCGCTGGGGGTGGCGGATCGGGCTCGCGCTCGCGCTGCTCGCCTCGGGTGTCCTCTGCTCGCTGCGCGCCGTCAACCACTGGGTGCGCTGCGAGCGGGCCATGCGGCGCGGCGAGGATCTGCCGTCCAGCCGCTTTCCGACGGTGCTGAGCCTGGCCGTCGCGGTGGTCGCGGTCGCCATGGTGGTGGTCGTGCTGTTCGGGTGGGAGGGGTGA
- a CDS encoding DUF202 domain-containing protein yields MTEGAGRGSARVRDPGLQPERTRLAWRRTTLSCTVAAVLGARAVLHDGATAFGVLACALCLLLWLGFLVVAHRRMVTLTVARPRTMSLRAARVAALCTVALAVCAVVMLL; encoded by the coding sequence GTGACGGAGGGGGCGGGGCGGGGGTCCGCGCGGGTCCGTGACCCCGGTCTTCAGCCGGAGCGCACCCGTCTGGCGTGGCGGCGTACGACTCTGTCGTGCACGGTGGCGGCGGTGCTCGGCGCCCGCGCGGTCCTGCACGACGGGGCCACGGCGTTCGGGGTACTCGCGTGTGCGCTGTGCCTGCTGCTCTGGCTCGGGTTCCTGGTGGTGGCCCACCGCCGGATGGTCACGCTGACCGTGGCCCGGCCGCGGACGATGTCGCTGCGGGCGGCGCGGGTCGCTGCGCTGTGCACGGTGGCGCTGGCGGTGTGTGCGGTGGTGATGCTGCTCTGA
- a CDS encoding NADP-dependent oxidoreductase: MKAISYRSYGGPEVLEYGEVRDPKVGPDSVLVKVRAAAVNPVDWKCREGHLDSLLDPVFPVIPGWDVSGVVVQPGAAAPEFAVGDEVIGYVREDFLSRGTFAEYVAAPIRTLARKPRNLTFEEAAGLPLAGLTAYQVVNQALEVTEGDVVLLHAAAGGVGSIAVQLARHAGARVIGTASERNHDYLRELGAEPVTYGEGLVDRVRGLAPEGVDAAFDTVGGDTLKASAELLSPGGRLASIADGGVIGLGGHYCFVRPVAEDLQRLSELAEQDVVTVHVDKTFPLEQAAEAHRLSEEGRTRGKIVVTVEWGD, encoded by the coding sequence ATGAAGGCGATCAGTTACCGCAGCTACGGCGGGCCCGAAGTCCTCGAGTACGGAGAGGTGCGCGACCCCAAGGTCGGCCCCGACTCCGTCCTGGTGAAGGTCCGCGCCGCCGCAGTCAACCCCGTCGACTGGAAGTGCAGGGAAGGGCACCTCGACAGCCTCCTGGACCCGGTCTTCCCCGTGATCCCCGGCTGGGACGTCTCCGGCGTGGTGGTCCAACCGGGCGCCGCGGCACCGGAGTTCGCGGTGGGGGACGAGGTCATCGGCTACGTACGCGAGGACTTCCTCTCCCGCGGCACGTTCGCCGAGTACGTCGCCGCGCCGATCCGCACCTTGGCCCGCAAGCCGCGCAACCTCACGTTCGAGGAGGCCGCGGGCCTCCCGCTCGCCGGCCTGACCGCGTACCAGGTCGTCAACCAGGCCCTCGAGGTCACCGAGGGCGACGTCGTGCTCTTGCACGCGGCGGCGGGCGGCGTCGGCTCGATCGCCGTGCAGCTGGCCCGGCACGCGGGCGCCCGCGTCATCGGCACCGCGAGCGAACGCAACCACGACTACCTGCGCGAGCTGGGCGCCGAGCCGGTCACCTACGGAGAAGGCCTGGTGGACCGGGTCCGCGGACTCGCCCCGGAGGGCGTCGACGCGGCGTTCGACACGGTGGGCGGCGACACGCTGAAGGCGTCCGCGGAGCTCCTCTCACCGGGCGGCCGCCTTGCGTCCATCGCGGACGGCGGGGTGATCGGCCTGGGCGGCCACTACTGCTTCGTACGCCCCGTCGCCGAGGACCTCCAACGCCTCTCCGAACTCGCCGAACAGGACGTCGTGACCGTCCACGTCGACAAGACGTTCCCGCTGGAACAGGCGGCGGAGGCACACCGCCTGAGCGAGGAGGGCCGGACCAGAGGCAAGATCGTGGTCACGGTGGAGTGGGGCGACTGA
- a CDS encoding phosphotransferase family protein produces MSSDHPPGLDLDQLRGHLDRERPGLVGGPLSARLIEGGRSNLTYAVTDGTARWVVRRPPLGHVLATAHDMKREHRVIAALHPTDVPVPAPVLLCEDEAVIGSPFYVMEFVDGTPYRTAEELAPLGPERTRDAVLGLVDTLVDLHAVDPAAVGLGDFGRPEGFLDRQLRRWGKQLDASRNRELAGIDELHAALGRSLPDSPAPTVIHGDYRLDNVLIGDDDRIKAILDWEMSTLGDPLTDLGLLVMYSAKLEVPDSPVSTTAGAPGHPDPAELIERYAARSGRDVSAVSWYTAFAWFKLAVILEGIHYRYTLGQTVGAGFDRIGELVPVFIQHGLTTLQEG; encoded by the coding sequence ATGAGCTCAGACCATCCGCCGGGCCTCGACCTCGACCAATTGCGCGGCCACCTCGACCGCGAGCGGCCCGGCCTGGTCGGCGGCCCGCTCTCCGCCCGGCTCATCGAGGGCGGCCGGTCCAACCTCACGTACGCCGTCACCGACGGCACCGCGCGCTGGGTGGTCCGGCGCCCCCCGCTGGGCCACGTCCTCGCCACCGCGCACGACATGAAGCGCGAGCACCGGGTGATCGCAGCGCTGCACCCGACGGACGTGCCGGTGCCCGCGCCGGTGCTGCTCTGCGAGGACGAAGCCGTCATCGGGTCGCCGTTCTACGTCATGGAGTTCGTGGACGGAACCCCGTACCGCACCGCCGAGGAGCTCGCGCCGCTCGGCCCCGAGCGCACCCGTGACGCGGTGCTCGGTCTTGTCGACACCCTCGTCGACCTGCACGCCGTCGACCCGGCGGCCGTCGGGCTCGGCGACTTCGGGCGGCCCGAGGGCTTCCTCGACCGGCAGCTGCGCCGCTGGGGCAAGCAGCTCGACGCGTCCCGCAACCGCGAGCTCGCCGGCATCGACGAGCTGCACGCGGCGCTCGGCCGCTCGCTCCCCGACTCCCCCGCGCCCACCGTCATCCACGGCGACTACCGCCTGGACAACGTCCTCATAGGCGACGACGACCGGATCAAGGCCATCCTCGACTGGGAGATGTCCACGCTCGGCGATCCCCTCACGGACCTGGGCCTGCTCGTGATGTACAGCGCGAAGCTGGAGGTGCCCGACTCCCCCGTCAGCACCACCGCGGGCGCGCCCGGCCACCCGGACCCGGCCGAGCTGATCGAGCGGTACGCCGCGCGCTCGGGGCGCGACGTGTCGGCCGTCTCCTGGTACACGGCGTTCGCGTGGTTCAAGCTCGCCGTGATCCTGGAGGGCATCCACTACCGCTACACGCTGGGCCAGACGGTCGGTGCGGGCTTCGACCGGATCGGCGAGCTCGTGCCCGTCTTCATCCAGCACGGTCTGACGACCCTCCAGGAAGGCTGA